Genomic DNA from Nomascus leucogenys isolate Asia chromosome 10, Asia_NLE_v1, whole genome shotgun sequence:
CTGGTTGGGGCCGGGGTCGGGATGGGGGTCAGGGCCGGTGTTACCCTTGGGATCGGGATCGGGATCGGGACCAGGTTTAAGGTTGCGATCGGGTCGAGATCTGGGGTCGCCGTCCGCTTCCCCCAGCGGAGGATCCGCTTTCCGGGGCCGCTCTGCGCGGAGGGTTCTGGGGGCGGCGGACCCTTCCCGCCGGCTTCTGTGGGCCGGGCTCCGTCGCGTCCTCGCCCTTCTCCCCGCCCCTGCGAGTCCGTCCTGGGTGCCATCGCCGGAGCGCGGGCCGGGGCGAGGCTGGGGTGGAAACCGGGCCTCCTCCAGGGGTGTTTGCAGGAGCGCGCCCGCGAGCCGCGTGTGGTTATTGAGCGTTTGAAATATGGCTGGTGTGATTCCTGAAGGGAATGCTTAGTTTACGTCAATTTAAACTTAACGCAAGcacggccgggtgcggtagctcacgcctctaatcccagcgtttgggaggccgaggccggaggatcgcttgagcccagaaatttgaaaccagcctgggcaacaaagtgagacccccatctctacaaaaaaatacaaaaaaaaattagccgagccaggtggcgcgcgcctgtggtcccagctactcgggaggctgaggtaggaggatcccttgagtccaggggtCCCAGGCTGCACAgtgtgagccgagatcccgccacttcactccagcctgagcaacagcgcctgtcccaaaggaaaaaaaaaaaaaaagtagtgcaGGTTTTTAACATTAGTTATGtgttgaaatactatttttagcatattgaattaaaaatatgatcgaaattcacctttttaaaatgttgctgttagaaaatttataatttcacATGTTGCTGGCATTCCGTTTCTGTCGGCCAGGACTGCTCTAGAGGCAAGGATGGTTTGCCCAGTCCTAACTCCTCATTATACTCAGTACTTTGCGAAAGGGGGCACAGAATTATACTTACTACTGTGGTTGCGTTAGGTACTTTGTTAGATTTTTATCGTTTGTTAACCTTATTGCCTCTATTATTAGCATCATGCACTAAGCATGGTGTATGTATCAAAATTAATGAGccaaaataatatacattattaattatagttatattattatattagtttataatacattactattaactaagGTTCATGCTTCATTGAGATTTCCTCAGCTTTTACCTGCTGTTCTGTTCTAGGGTCCCACATGACAAGTAGTCTTCATGCCTCCTTAGGCACGTTTTAGCTGCAACAATTTCTCAGACTTGTTTTGACGATCATGACTGTTTGAGGTGTCCTGGTCGGTTTGGTAGAAGGTCCCTCAGCTGAGACTTCTCTGAaggttttctcatgattagactggagttacattctttttccttcttttcttttttcttgagacggagtttcgctcttgttgcccaggctggagtgcaatggtgcaatctcggctcactgcaacctccgcctcccaggttcaagcgattctcctgcctcagcttcccaagtagctgggattacaggcacacgccatgatgcccagctaattttgtatttttagtagagacggggtttctccatgtcagtcaggctggtcttgaactcccgaccttaggtgatcctcccgcctcggcctcccaaagtgctgggattacaggcatgaaccaccatgcccagcctgttatattctttttttaaaatcagaattccaaaaaatcagaaattctgaATCAATATTCTGAATTTCTTAGGTCTTTTTAAGGAAACAGATTCACTCTGCCGTTAAAGAACTtgaagtaggctgggtgcggtggctcacgcctataatcccagcactttgagaggctgaggcgggcggatcacttgaggtcaggagttcgagaccagcctgaccaacatggtgacgctctgtatttactaaaaatacaaaaaaattagccaggcatggtggcacgcacctgtagtcccagctactcgggaggctgaggcaggagaatcacttgaacccaggaggtggaggctgcagtgagcccagatcacgccactgcactccagcctgggtgacagagtgaaactctgtctcaaaaaaagaaaaaaaaagaacttgaagtAGAACCGGGAGCTGAGCTCAGCCTTTCTCTTTTAAGCAGGTGTTCTGTATTTGCTTGTCATGTCTGGAGAGAAGTGAATTGGGCCTTGTGGGCTGGCAAAGACTCGTACAGACAGAAGGCATGAGCAGCTACAGGAAGGTGCTAGAAGACAGCGTGTTTCTTCTTGAGTCTCATGTGTCCACATTGGAAAGTTCCAGAGCCTCATCTGGTGAAATCTCCAGCTTCTTCCTGGAGGTCTCATGCAGTTTACGGCTTCCTGTCTCTGTGCCTATAGctcccaaatattttctctggGTCAGCCTGACTCCCCCAAACCTGCCAATTTGAGTCTTGGCCTGGTTTATGACAGGCCCCGAGGTCAGCGTGGCCCAAATGGAGCCCTCGAGTCACCATCGTGCCCTTCCACAGCTTCCTTTTCTGCCACTGTCTCAGTGAGTAAATACCAGCAGGTTCAACTTTTGCTATTCCCAGCTCTGCTGCGTTGaactttttttgttgctgttgagacagggtctcgctctgttgcccaggctggagcgcagtgcagtggcaagatcatggctccctcctaggcccaagcaatcctcccacctcagcctcctgagtagctgagactacatctgcggaccaccttgcccggctaattttttaatatttttgtagagacggggtccccctatgttgcccaggctggtcttgaactcctgggctcaagtgatctgcccacctcagcctcccagagtgctgggatccaCTCTTTTTCAGATTCCAGCAGCTCTGGAACAGGCTTTCATAATGGGAATGTTTTCTTCCTCACTGAGTGTTTATTttctgaggcggagtctcactctgtcgcccaggctggagtgcagcggcccgatctcagctctctgcaacctccgcctcccaggttcaagcgattctcctgcctcagcctttcaaatagctgggattacaggcgtgtgccaccaagcccagctaattttttctatttttagtagaggtgggatttcaccatgttggccaggctagtactgaactcctgacctcagttcatctgcccacctcagcctcccaaatgctgggattacatgtgtgagccactgcacccggcctgagggTCTAAAATATGCTTAGTATGACTGAGGAcatgatgttttaattttatttaatttttgcttaaattttGAATTGAAACATCCTCATAGGTAGTGGCTGCTTTTGGGCATTGCAGTTCTACTCTCTGCTGAAGCGTCATGGTCAGGGAGGCCATCTTGGCCCCGTGGACACTTTGCGCCTGCCCCCCGATAGCCGCCGTCCTCTTTCCTAGCCTGGCGTTCTCCGTACCCACAGTTGCGTTCGGGGTAGTCTGTCTCTTGCTGTTCACTGTCTGCCTCTCATTAGAGAAGAAGGTGCACAGGGCTTTGCTTGTCTGTTTTGCTCTCCAGTGCATCACTCAGAACAGGCCTGGCACTAGCTTTGTGGGAGGGACAGTGGCGGTATGCTCAGAGGCCTCCAATTTGGAAATAACATCTTGTCAGAAAAACTCAAACTTGGCAACAGAGGTCACAAGGATGTATCTTGTATTTCAACATCAGGCGAGAACCACTGTCTCTGATCAACGTGCGGAAGAGGAACGTGGAATCTGGGGAAGAAGAGCTGGCGTCCAAGCTGGACCACTACAAAGCCAAGGCCACACGGCACATCTTCCTCATCAGGCATTCCCAGTACCACGTGGATGGCTCCCTGGAGAAGGACCGCACTCTGACCCCGCTGGGTATGTGGTGGGTTCAGATCCTCCGCGGACCCCATTGGTTATGTGGCCAGGTGCATATCCTCTGCTGGCGCCTTGGTTATCTGACTGGGTGCAGGTCCTCCACGGACCCCCTTGGTCAGCTTTCTTGAAAGTGCTTGGGGCACTGGGACCCAAGTCTGAGACCATCACCCCTGAATCACATTGTTATTACCAGTAACTGTCAGCTGAACTTGGACAGAAGACAAGCTTTTCAAAATGTCCTTACCttggcggggtgcggtggctcacacctgtaatcccagcactttgggaggccgaggcgggcggattacctgaggtcaggaatttgagaccagcttggccaacacggcaaaaccccatctctactaaaagtacaaaaattagccaggtgcggtggcgggcgcctgtggtcccagctacttggggagctgaggcaggagaatggtgtgaaccctggaggcggagcttgcagtgagccgagattgcaccactgcactccagcctgggcgacagagcaagactccgtctcaaaaaaaaaataaaaataaaaatgtccttaccttggccaggcatggtggctcacgcctgtaatcccaacactttgggaggccgaggcaggtggatcacctgaggtcaggagtttgagaccagcctggccaacagggcaaaaccttgtctctactaaaagtacaaaaattagccgggtgcggtggcaggtacctgtaatcccagctactaaggaggctgaggcaggagaatcacttgaccctgggaggtggaggttgcagtgagccaagattgcaccactgcactctagcctaggtgacagagtgagactccgtctcaaaaaaaagcccTTAACTTTTAGCAAATGTTGGACAGATCTTGTTTGCGTGAGACCAAATGCAGTGCATATCCCAGCAGGGGTTTTATACCTGCTTGATGCCTTGGAAAGCGGCGTGGCTTGTGCCCTCGGCTGCTCACCTGGACCTGCTGCCAAAGACCCTTCTCTGCGGTACTCACAGGCCTGATGCCTGGcgtctgcttttttgtttgttttgttttgagacatagtcctgctctgttacccaggctggagtgcagtgacgcgatcttggcccactgcaacctctgcctccggggttcaagcaattctcctgctcaggctcccaagtagctgcgactacgggcacacgctgccatgccctgctagttttttgtatttttagtagagacgggatttcaccgtgttagccaggatggtctcgatctcctgacctcgtgatccgcccgcctcggcctccaaaagtgctgggattacaggcgtgagccgccgcgcccggcctgatttttttgtgtgtgtttttagtagagacagggtttcaccatattggccatgctggtctcagactcctgacctagtaatccgcctgccttagccttccaaagtgctggggtgacaggtgtgagccaccgcgcccggcctggtgtcTGCCTCTTAATGCCCTGTTGAACAGGCGGGACTGAGCAACAGGATCCCGCCTGTCCCCACTTGCAGACGCTGCATAGACAGCGTCCAGGAGGGTCCTTCCACCTTGTCCTTGTGTCCCTGTGTGGGTGGAGCTGTAGAAGAAATGCCTGCCtagagaaggaaatgtggggtgggcTAAGGTCGagtttacattttgaaaagttcTTCAAATGGGATAGTGTCTGTTCATAcacatattaaaaattcaaatagtaaAAATGTGCAGGGCTGTCCTCCACAGAcgcctccccccagcccccagagCTGTCCCGGCTGCTTGTACACAAAGAAAGTGGAGTGACAGACGCAGATGTGGCTGCATCCAGTGGATTCGGCCTTCCTGAGGGCGTTTTCACCTGGATGCAGAAGCTCACAAGAGAAAAGGCATCTGCACTGGTGTCCGGCCCCACGTAGCAGCTCGGGTGTTTAGGTCCCGCTGTGTTGGCCTCCGTCATGGCACGTGGCTGGGGGCCCCTGAGGCTCAGGTTTTGGGCATAGTTGAGTGAGGGTGACACGGGGGGGACCCAGAAACCACCCCTGGGCCCCACCAAGCGCCAGCCACCGTCCGGTTTGCTTGCTGCTGCCATTGATGGAatcagatgcattttttttttcctgtatgggGGTGAAGACAGTTGAGTGCCGCCCCCTGAGGCCCAAGCCTAGGGAGGGCAGGAGCCATGGGCTGAGCTTGCTGCCTGATCCAGGCTCGTGTTTATGGGCGGAGGAGGGCGTGTTTGCGGGGGGAGGAGGGGGTGTTTGCGGGGAGGGGGGTGTTTGGGGGAGGGGGGGGTTTGCGGGGGGAGGGGTGttgcggggggaggggggtgtTTGCGGGGGGAGGGGGTGTTTGCGGTTGGAGGAGGGCGTGTTTGCGGGAGGAGGGGTGtttgggggaggagggggtgTTTGCGGGAGGAGGAGGGCGTGTTTGCGGGGGAGGAGGGCGGTTTGTGGGGAGGGCGTGTTTGCGGGAGGAGGAGGGCGTGTTtgcggggaggaggaggggtgtttgcggggggaggggggggggggggggggggggggggggggggggggggggggggggggggggggggggggggggggggggggggaggagggCGTGTTTGCGGGAGGAGGAGGGCGTGTTTGCGGGGGAGGAGGGCGTGTttgcggggggagggggggggggggggggggggggaggggtgtgcgggggggggggggggggggggtgtttGCGGGGGAGGAGGAGGGCGTGTTtgcggggaggaggaggggcgTGTTTGCGGGGGAGGAGGGCGTGTTTGCGGGGGAGGAGGGGTGTTTGCGGGGGAGGAGGGGTGTTtgcggggaggaggaggggtgttTGCGGGGGGAGGAGGGGTGTTTGCGGGAGGAGGAGGGCGTGTTTGCGGGGGAGGAGGAGGGCGTGttgggggggaggaggggggggggggagggggtgtTTGcgggggggaggagggggggggggggggggggggggggggggggggggggggggggggggggggggggggggggggggggggggggggggaggggggtgtggggggaggaggggtgtTTGCGGTTGGAGGAGGGGGTGCAGGTGCAACACTCaggtgcctttcaccttccaggTCGGGAGCAGGCTGAACTCACTGGGCTCCGCCTCGCAAGCTTGGGGTTGAAGTTTAATAAAATCGTCCATTCCTCTATGACCCGCGCCATAGAGACCACCGATATCATCAGCCGGCACCTGCCAGGTGAGTGCTGGGCACGGGGCCTCCATGCTTGGCAGCAGTGGACTGCCCGTGGCAGGGCCCCGGCCTGAGCTCCTGGCCACCGGGAGGTCACAGCATCTCCGCCGGCGGGGCTGCCTCACCCAGAGCTTCACTGTGCTTCTCCCCAGGCGTGTGCAAAGTCAGCACAGACCTGCTGCGGGAAGGCGCCCCCATCGAGCCAGACCCGCCCGTGTCTCACTGGAAGCCGGAAGCTGTGGTAAAAACCTCCCCAGGGAGCAGCTGTGTCACCCTCGCCTTCCCTGGGCAAGGCGGCCCTACTGGGCTCACCATCCACCACGTGCCCGGCCATCCCACGGGCTTCCCCGGGCGGCGATGGGGTCTGTCCTCCTGACGCCCGCCTTGCCCATGTACTTCCACACTGACGGTTCCTCACTCTGCCCCCAGCAGTATTACGAAGACGGAGCCCGGATCGAGGCCGCCTTCCGGAACTACATCCACCGCGCAGATGCCAGGCAGGAGGAGGACAGTTACGAGATCTTCATTTGTCACGCCAACGTCATCCGCTACATTGTGTGCAGGTAGGCAGCTGCTGGGCTGGGCGTggcctaaaataatttcagacttagaGAAAAgcatgaggaaggaaggagaagctgAGCGAGACCCCTTTCCACTGCCGATGCCACCCTAGTCagccctctccagcccctggtCGTCCACTCCCCGCAAGTCCTAGTCAGTTACACAGTAGGTGGCGTGTTACTTGGAGCTTCTCATGAGTGTGTTTTGGGCAAGGGTTGTGCAGACACAGAGGAGCCCCTGTGGTGTCCTGGGTGGGGTCCTGGGCGGGGTGCGTCCTGGGTGGGGTCCTGGGCGGGGTCTGTGCTGGGTGGGGTCCTGGGCGGGGCGCGTGCTCGGTGGGGATCCTGGGCACGGTGCATGCTGGACGTCACACAGCCCTGgtt
This window encodes:
- the PGAM5 gene encoding serine/threonine-protein phosphatase PGAM5, mitochondrial isoform X1 codes for the protein MAFRQALQLAACGLAGGSAAVLFSAVAVGKPRAGGDAEPRPAEPPAWAGGARPGPGVWDPNWDRREPLSLINVRKRNVESGEEELASKLDHYKAKATRHIFLIRHSQYHVDGSLEKDRTLTPLGREQAELTGLRLASLGLKFNKIVHSSMTRAIETTDIISRHLPGVCKVSTDLLREGAPIEPDPPVSHWKPEAVQYYEDGARIEAAFRNYIHRADARQEEDSYEIFICHANVIRYIVCRALQFPPEGWLRLSLNNGSITHLVIRPNGRVALRTLGDTGFMPPDKITRS
- the PGAM5 gene encoding serine/threonine-protein phosphatase PGAM5, mitochondrial isoform X2 — translated: MAFRQALQLAACGLAGGSAAVLFSAVAVGKPRAGGDAEPRPAEPPAWAGGARPGPGVWDPNWDRREPLSLINVRKRNVESGEEELASKLDHYKAKATRHIFLIRHSQYHVDGSLEKDRTLTPLGREQAELTGLRLASLGLKFNKIVHSSMTRAIETTDIISRHLPGVCKVSTDLLREGAPIEPDPPVSHWKPEAVYYEDGARIEAAFRNYIHRADARQEEDSYEIFICHANVIRYIVCRALQFPPEGWLRLSLNNGSITHLVIRPNGRVALRTLGDTGFMPPDKITRS